The nucleotide sequence GCCGAGCCGGGGCTCGGGGCCGCGGGGTTGGCCGCGCCGACGCCGAGCGTCGCGAAGACGCCGAGGTAGCTGTCGCTCTCCTTCGAGAGCTTGCGCAGGCCGGGCGAGCCCTGGCCTTCGACCGTCTCGGGGATCGTGAGCGTGAGGCCGAGCGACTCGAGCGCGCCCGCCAGATCGATCGCGCTGATCCCGCCGAGGAACTGCGAACCGAGGCCGCCGAGCAGGCCCCCGAGCGCGCCCGCGATGACCGCCGGATCCTCCTTGAGGAGCTCGGAGTTCGTGACCACGCCGTTCGACACGCCGATCTTGTCGAGCACCGGCAAGAGGCCGTCCGGCGTCACCGTGAGGTTCACGGGGACGTCGAGATCGAAGGTCGCGGTCATGAAGCGGATGAAGCGATCCGTCGACCAGATGTAGAAGTCGAACGACGCCTGCTCGAGCTTCACGCGGATGAGCGGATCCGCGTTGATGTCCGTGCCGTTGCCGAACGTGACCGTCGGGGGTTTGCCCGGCCGGATGACGAGCGCGACCTGCTGCGGCTCGCGCTGCAGGCCGAGGTCCTTGAGCGAGTTCGCGAGCAACGAGAGCGTGCCCGAGGCGAGCTGCGGCACCGTCTCGGTCGAGATGCCGAGGCAGAGGAAGCCGCTGTTGTACAAGCCGTTCATCGCGTAGTTCGCGAACCGCTCGGAGACCGCGATCCCGACGTGCGGGCCGTCGAGCCCCGCGGGCCAGTTCGAGACCGTGTTGCTCACGAGCTCGTCGGGGATCGGTATGCCCGTGGGCAGCGGCATGTCCGAGAACTTCACGCACTGCGAGATGGGCGTGGGCTCCGCGCCGCCGTACATGCCGAGCGTCGCGCCGCCGTCGATCGGGTTGAGATCACCCCACGCGAAGCCGCTGTTGTCCGTCCGCTGGCTCGCGCCGCCGACGGCGAAGAGGATGTCGAGGCCGCCCTTCGAGCCCGGCGACACGCTCGCGAGCGCGCTGCTCAGATCCACGTTGCCGTCGGTGCCGAGGATGATCGAGGCGCACTCGTCTCCCTCGTTCGTTCCATAACGACAAACGCCGCCCACGTCGTTCGTGCCGAGCGGGCAGGGGGGGTTGAGCTCGGGGTTCGCCTGCTGGCAGAGCTGCTCCTCGACCGTGCCCTGGAGCGTGCCGATGAGCTCGCCGACGAGCAGATCGAAGACGACGCCCTTCATCGTGTTGAGGATGAAGTTCGAGAAGCCGCCGCCGCAGAACTCGAGCGAGTTCTCGAGCTGGCTCTCGTTGATGTTCAGGGCGTTGACCTTGACGCGCGAGTAGCCGTACCGCGAGTGCGCCTCGTTCGTGTCGACCTCGATCGAGATGTCGACGTTCAGATCGACGTTGGCGAACGCGGCCGGCGTGGTGCAGCCGTTGCCCGTGAGGCGCGCCGTGGCGCTGTCGGGGATGCCGAAGTACGAGACGTCGATCGGCAGATCCTGGAGCCGGATCGGCAGCGGGCCCGTGATCTTGATGTTGTGCGGAGTCGCGGTGTCGATGTTGAGCTGGGCGTTGCCGACGTCGATCTCCGCGACGCACTTCGGCGGGCTCGCGTTCTCGTTGGGGCCGCCGGGGCAAACGTCGTACCCGATGCCAGCGGTCGACCCGCTCGTCGAAGGCACGGGGAACGTGACGATGCCGCCGCTCCCGCTGCCGCCGAGGAGGCTCTTGGCCAGAGGCCCGAGGTTCTGCTCGAGGAAGGTGAGCCCGGATTGCGTGAGCCGCACGGAGCCGGCGTTCTCGATCCGCGCGTTGGGATCGAAGCCGCCGGGCAGGGGTGTCATGCCGCAGCCCGAGCACCCGCTCGAGCAACCACCACCGGCACAGCCGGCGATGAGGATCACGACCATGATCCCGATGAGATGTCTTAGAAAGCGAGGCATGGCGAAGACCTCCGAAAGCGCTACCGATGACGGCCCCTCGCCCACGCCAGAGGCCGTTTTTCACCGGATTTGCGCGATCGTACGCGTCATCCCGCGCACGCCGCAAGCGCGACGGACGTCGCGCGCGCGCTTCAGAGCGGACAGCCGCCGTTGATCTTCACCGCGCTCGCCGCGAACTCCGCGCCGAGGGCCACCGAGTCCGCGCACATCGCGTCCGCAGCGGCATTCGTGGCGTCGCACCAGTCGCCCTGGTAATCGATTTTTCCGTTCATGTCGCGAACACACTTCGCGATCGGCGTGGCGCCGTCGTCCGTGCCCGTGAGGATCGCGCAGAGCGTCTTGTTCGCGAGATCGACGATCACTTCGTCGGCCTGCTCGAGCGTGATGTACCCCTCGATCTTGCCGGCGTTCTTGTAGGTGAACTGGTTCTGCGCCGGGTCGGGACGGCAGAGGTTCAGCGGATCGAGCGCCTCGGCGTCGTACGAGCCGACGCAGTTGTTGCTGGACGAGAGCTTCGCCCCGATGATCCGCGCCTTCTTGAGCGGCAAGAGGACGGGCGGGCTGTTCGGCTCCGCGGTGTAGATCGGGACGACGATGTCTTGCCCCACCTCGACCTCGAACGTGCCCTGCGCGAGCTCGGGCGCCGTGAACTTGATCGGCGTGATCTGGAAGCCGCCGATCATCTCGTTCACGAACGTGAAGCCGTCGGCGGGATCCGTGACGGGCTTCGCGCCGCCCGTGCAGACCGTGTTCGTGGCCGTGTCGAAGTGCAAGAGCCACGAGAACGTGCCCTGGCCAGCGAGGTTGCAGTCCGTGTCGTTCAGCGCGACGCCGCCGCCGACGACGCCACCGACGAAGGTCGCCGGCGCGAGGGTCGCCGGCTTGCTGATGAGGATCTGCGACATGCGCAGGCCGAACTCGGCCTGGCCGGCGTTGTCGACGAGCGCGATGCACGTGGGATCGGCCGTGACGCATTTCTCCGTGAGCGCGCAAGCCGCCCCCGACGGCGGCGGAGGAGGAGGCTGCGTCGTGTCATCGCCGCAGCCGCTGCCGAGCATTCCGAGAGACAAAAGCCCGAAGGCCGCGAGCGACGCGGCCACGTTCGAAAAGCGCATCCGTGTTTCCTCCACGCAAAAAGGAGCGCGGAGACTATCACGGACAGCACGGCATCCGCGCAGGATGCCGCGCCCGGCTCACATCGTGCTGGCGCCGAACTCGTAGAGCTTCTGGATCTCGGCGACGCGCGTGGTGACCTCGTCGCGCACGAGCGCGCCGACCTTCGCGGTGCCTACCGCCTCGACGCAAAACGACGCCGTCGCCGTCGCGTGCACCATCGCGCGCCGGAGCGCGAGCGGCGACACCTCGGGCTGCGTCGCGAGATAACCGAGGAAGCCGCCCGCGAACGAGTCGCCCGCGCCCGTCGGATCCACCTCGTCCTCGAGCGGGAAGCCGTGAGCCGCGAACACGCCCTCCTCGTCGAAGAGGAGCGCGCCGTGCTCGCCGCGCTTGATCACGAGCCGCTTCGGGCCCCGCGCGAGGATGTCGCGCGCCGCGCGGCGGATGTTGTGGATGCCCGAGAGCTGCCGCGCCTCCTCGTCGTTCACGATGAGCACGTCGATGCGCTTCAGCATCGACGCGAGCAGCGAGGGCTCGCCGGTGATCCAGAAGTTCATCGTGTCGGCGACGACGAGCCGCGGCGCGCGCACCTGCTCGAGCACGTCGAGCTGGAGGCCCGGATGGATGTTGCCGAGCAAGACGAACGGCGTGTCGCGGTAGCCCTCGGGCAGCCGCGGGCGGAAGTCGGCGAAGACGTTGAGCTGCGTGTCGAGCGTGGTGCGGTGGACGAGATCCTGATCGTAGCGGCCTGCCCAGCGGAACGTCTTTCCGCTCGCCCGCTCGATGCCACGCGTGTCGATGCCGCGCGTCTGCATCGCGATGAGCACGTGCTCCGGGAAGTCGTCCCCGACGACGGCGACGACGCGCACCGGCGCGAAGACGGACGCGGTCATGGCCGCGTACGTGGCCGAGCCGCCCACCACGTCTCGCGCCTTGCCCGAAGGCAGGTCGAGATCGTCGAAGGCCATGGATCCAACGATGAGAATCGGAGAGGACGTGCTCACGGCGGCCCCTTCTAGCACGAGAGATCCGGCAAAAGCCACGACAGCCGCGCCCGCGCCTGCTCGGGTACGAGATCCCGCCTCGTCATGACCGCGCTCGCGAGCGCGCCGTGCGCCGGGCTCGCCTCGGGATCGGGCAGCACGCGCGAGAGCGCACGCAGCGCGCGCCGCGCGTACACCACGTTCTCCCGGAGCACCGCGATCACGGCCTCCACCGTCACCGCCTCTTCCGTCGAATGCCAGCAATCGTAGTCGGTCGACATCGCGAGCAACGCGTAAGGCAGCTCCGCTTCCCGCGCGAGCTTGGCCTCGGGCATCGCGGTCATGCCGATGACGTGCACGCCCCAGCTTCGATAGAGCAGGCTCTCGGCGCGGGTCGAGAACTGCGGGCCCTCGATGCACACGTACGTGCCGCCGGCGTGGAGCTTCTTCTGCGTGCCCTCGAGCGCCTGCGCGGCCGCGCCCGCGAGCGCGCTCGACAGATGCGGGCAGACCGGATCGGCGAAGGCGACGTGCCCCACGACGCCCCCGTCGAAGAACGTGCTCGCGCGGCGCTTCGTGAGATCGATGAACTGATCGACGACCACGAGATCCCCCGGCGGGATCTCCTCGCGCATGGATCCCACCGCGCTCACGCTGACGAGGTGCGTCGCCCCGAGCTTCTTCAACGCGCACACGTTCGCCCGGTAGTTGATCTCCGTCGGCGAGAGCCGATGCCCACGGCCGTGGCGCGGCAAGAACAGGAGC is from Polyangium spumosum and encodes:
- a CDS encoding PfkB family carbohydrate kinase, encoding MSTSSPILIVGSMAFDDLDLPSGKARDVVGGSATYAAMTASVFAPVRVVAVVGDDFPEHVLIAMQTRGIDTRGIERASGKTFRWAGRYDQDLVHRTTLDTQLNVFADFRPRLPEGYRDTPFVLLGNIHPGLQLDVLEQVRAPRLVVADTMNFWITGEPSLLASMLKRIDVLIVNDEEARQLSGIHNIRRAARDILARGPKRLVIKRGEHGALLFDEEGVFAAHGFPLEDEVDPTGAGDSFAGGFLGYLATQPEVSPLALRRAMVHATATASFCVEAVGTAKVGALVRDEVTTRVAEIQKLYEFGASTM
- the mtnP gene encoding S-methyl-5'-thioadenosine phosphorylase, which produces MSHVLGVIGGSGVYALEDLDDVEEVEVETPYGAPSDLVLRGRDRDSGTTLLFLPRHGRGHRLSPTEINYRANVCALKKLGATHLVSVSAVGSMREEIPPGDLVVVDQFIDLTKRRASTFFDGGVVGHVAFADPVCPHLSSALAGAAAQALEGTQKKLHAGGTYVCIEGPQFSTRAESLLYRSWGVHVIGMTAMPEAKLAREAELPYALLAMSTDYDCWHSTEEAVTVEAVIAVLRENVVYARRALRALSRVLPDPEASPAHGALASAVMTRRDLVPEQARARLSWLLPDLSC